GACGGCGGTCGATTCGGTCGACTACACAAGGCTGATCTATTCGGCGAGCATCGGCATGATCCTGTTCGGCGAGGCGCTGACGCTGCCGACGGTCGCCGGTGCGCTGATCATCGCCGCCAGCACGCTTTACATCGCGCGCCAAGGTGCCCGAAGATCGCCGCCGCCATGACCCTTCGCAACCGTGTGACACCATTCTCGACCATCGAAGCCAATCCCGCGCGCGGGATGTTCATGGGCAATCGCGGCTGCCTGCACGGCGAGTACAAGAATCTCGAAGTCGAGGAAACGCGCGAGAAGCGCTGGCTCGTCTGTTCGCTGAACTTCAAAGGCCGCAAGCGCGTGCTGATGCGGCCCGGCGCCTATACCGAACTGTTCTTCCTCGACGAGGCGACAGCGCTGGCCGCCGGGCATCGGCCTTGCGCCGAATGCCGGCGCAAGAACTACGACGCGTTTCTGAAGCTGTTCCCCGGCAAGCCCGCCAACGCCGAATGGCTCGACCGCAATCTCGCCTCGCAGCGTGGCCGGCCTTATCCCGACGAATTCGCCAATCTGCCCGACGGCGCGATGTACGAGCTGAACGGCGAGGCGTTCCTGAAATGGCATAGCCGCGCGTTTCGCTGGTCCCATGACGGTTACGGGCCCGCCGAGAAACCCGACGGGCCCGTTGAAGTCATCACGCCCGAAGGCACGGTCGAGGCGATCGCCAAAGGCTATCGCCCCGCCGTGCATCCTTCGGCGCGTTAGCCGCGCCCCCGCTTAGCCACGGGCCGTGGGGACGGGCAACGCCAGATAAAGCGGCGTGCCGTCGCGCTCGACGAAGATCGCGACCGCCTCGCGATGTTCGGCGCGCGCCGTGCGCAAGGCGGCGGCGACATCCTCGGCCTTCGTCACCTTCTTGCGATCGATCTCGACCAGACGGTCGCCGCGCGCCAAGCCGGCCTTCTCCGCCGGGCTGCCTTCCAGCATATCGACCACCACGACCTCGCCGCGCGGGCCTTGCGCCAGGCGCAAGCCCACGCCGGCGGCTGCGTTGCCGCGATCATTCTGGCCGACCACCGCCGCTTCCGGTTTCTGATCGGGCAGGCTTGCCAGCGTCACGCGGATCTCCGCGCGCCGCCCGTCGCGCCAATATTCGATATTGGCTTCGTCCTTGGCCCGGCGATCGCCGACCTTGCGGGCCAGATCGCGCGGATCGTTGATCGCGGTGCCATCCAGCGACAGGATCACGTCGCCGCGCCGCAGACCCGCCCGCGCCGCCGGCCCGTTGGGCTCGACCCCGCCGATCAACGCCCCCTTGGCGGCAGGCAGTTTCAGCGCGGCCGCAAGGGCGGAATCGACACCTTGGGTCGACACGCCCATCCACGCGCGATCGATACGGCCATGTTCGCGCAATTCGGCGACGACCTTCTTCACGACATTCGCCGGAATGGCGAAGCCCAGGCCCACCGAGCCGCCATTGGGCGAGTAGATCGCCGTGTTGACGCCGATCACGTTGCCGTCGCGATCGAAGGTCGGTCCGCCGGAATTGCCCTGGTTGATCGCGGCGTCGATCTGCAGGAAATCGTCATAGGGCCCCGCCCCGATATCGCGCGAGCGCGCCGAAACGATGCCCGACGTCACAGTACCGCCCAGGCCGAACGGATTGCCGACGGCGAGCACCCATTGCCCGACGCGCACTTGATCGGAATCGCCGAATTGGACATGCGCGAGCGGCTTGGGCGCTTCGACCTTCAGCAAAGCGAGATCGGTGCGCTCGTCGCCGCCGATGCGCTTGGCGGGCAAACGCGAGCCGTCGGCGAATACGACTTGGATTTCGTCGGCGCGGCCGGCGACGTGGAAATTGGTGACGATGTAGCCCGACGGATCGATCACGAAGCCCGAGCCCAGGCCGCGCACGCGATGGGGCTGCGCCTTGCCTTGGCCGTTGAAGAACGGCGCGAAGGGCGTGCCGCGGAATTGCGGGGGCACGTCGCCTTCGGGATCGATTTCGGTGGCGGTGACGGCGATCTGGACGACGGCCGGGCTGACGGCGGCGGAAAGATCGGCGAAATCGGGAAGGTTCTGGGTGGCGACGCGCGCGGGCATCGACGCGGGATTCGTCTGTGCGGGCAGCGGCGACAGCGGCGAGAAGACCATCAA
The DNA window shown above is from Alphaproteobacteria bacterium and carries:
- a CDS encoding Do family serine endopeptidase, with product MLTKKNTIRAGLLGAVAAAALMVFSPLSPLPAQTNPASMPARVATQNLPDFADLSAAVSPAVVQIAVTATEIDPEGDVPPQFRGTPFAPFFNGQGKAQPHRVRGLGSGFVIDPSGYIVTNFHVAGRADEIQVVFADGSRLPAKRIGGDERTDLALLKVEAPKPLAHVQFGDSDQVRVGQWVLAVGNPFGLGGTVTSGIVSARSRDIGAGPYDDFLQIDAAINQGNSGGPTFDRDGNVIGVNTAIYSPNGGSVGLGFAIPANVVKKVVAELREHGRIDRAWMGVSTQGVDSALAAALKLPAAKGALIGGVEPNGPAARAGLRRGDVILSLDGTAINDPRDLARKVGDRRAKDEANIEYWRDGRRAEIRVTLASLPDQKPEAAVVGQNDRGNAAAGVGLRLAQGPRGEVVVVDMLEGSPAEKAGLARGDRLVEIDRKKVTKAEDVAAALRTARAEHREAVAIFVERDGTPLYLALPVPTARG